The genomic window NNNNNNNNNNNNNNNNNNNNNNNNNNNNNNNNNNNNNNNNNNNNNNNNNNNNNNNNNNNNNNNNNNNNNNNNNNNNNNNNNNNNNNNNNNNNNNNNNNNNNNNNNNNNNNNNNNNNNNNNNNNNNNNNNNNNNNNNNNNNNNNNNNNNNNNNNNNNNNNNNNNNNNNNNNNNNNNNNNNNNNNNNNNNNNNNNNNNNNNNNNNNNNNNNNNNNNNNNNNNNNNNNNNNNNNNNNNNNNNNNNNNNNNNNNNNNNNNNNNNNNNNNNNNNNNNNNNNNNNNNNNNNNNNNNNNNNNNNNNNNNNNNNNNNNNNNNNNNNNNNNNNNNNNNNNNNNNNNNNNNNNNNNNNNNNNNNNNNNNNNNNNNNNNNNNNNNNNNNNNNNNNNNNNNNNNNNNNNNNNNNNNNNNCAATCACCATTTTATATGATTTATAGTATAAGATAAGAGTTACTTGCTTATACCAAAAAAAGGGCCTGCTTGTACTAGCAATAAGCAGATGGCAtaggaaaaaattttaaaataaaaatgagccaACTTAATCAAATTAGGTTGGTCTAATAGTTAGTTtactagtccgcttaagcaagtgttgaGGTTCGAAATTtgttttgtgcatgcagcaacccattgacTAGTAATAAACCATTAAATTGAGCTCAGTATAGCGATGAATTAATTCTTAGTTTGACGGATTGAAAGACACcatgagaaataaaaaaaaagaaagaagccaAGCTGTAGGACCAATTTTATAAGTCCCAAGAATAGATATTAACCAGTAATATGGGAAAAGCAGAGTTAATGaaatatattaacattttaaattTGCAAACGCGAAAATGGACACAAGTTATTTAGACAATAATAAAAAGAATATAACTAAgtcataaaaatataatttttttaaaagagtaaagtattgtttttatttttaagtaagttttatttgtgttcctaacgtttaaattgtCATATTTGTATCTCTAATGGttataaaagtgatttaatgttatcctgctatcaattatactaacaaatcagagtgtatttttcaattattctcacttagatgtattcattttcaattaagtctcacttgaatgtgttcgattttaatattgtacccactatttgtgtttaggtTCAATTATGTCtcaagaaaagtgaattatgtaaatattacagggattagtttcaacttttgatgaattaTTTTTCGGAGTGAATTATGTCCTAGACATTTGTATTTTAGAAGAGattttcaaaactaaaactaaagcttatgatgtgtaattgacggcaggataatattgaatcaattttacaaacgttaaggatacaaataggacgatttaaacgttaggaacacaaataggacttaccccaaacgttaaggacaaaaacgatactttactcttttttttttttttgaagagttCAGAGTtcaacacaataaagtggagCAATAGACTACACATGCACATGATTCAACTCCTTGAGATAACTCCACAACACAAGTATGTCATCTCCATGAAAAACAAAGAGTtcaacacaataaagtggagCAATAGACTACACATGCACATGATTCAACTCCTTGAGATAACTCCACAACACAAGTAATTCCCATGTCATCTCCAACATAACCATCAACAACTAAAAGGGTCAACACCTGTCCACTCGTTGGAGCTCAACACGGTCATGTCGATAATTTCTTCAACACCCTTGTCTTTATTATGAAAAATCCTTCGATTCCTTTCCAACCAAATGTTCCAAACAATCGCACAGAAGTATCTCAATCGTTGCTCTCGATCCCCCTTCCTCCTCGGTTCCTCTCTCCACCATAGATAGTGCTCTTTCAATGAGCATGGAGCGCACCATTGTTGGACCAGATACCGAAATCCAAGCATTTCATACCTGCCAAGCAAACTCACAGTCTAGAAACAAGTGGTTTACAGCTTCCACATCTTTGTTACATAAAATACAGACGTTATCTTCCTAGCTGataacaccaaacctgctgagtctttcttttctatttaccCTATCTATCAGGACAAACTACAACTCTACTCTTGGAGGAACTAGACCTTTCCAGATGGTCTTAGTGAAGCTGTAACTAGTAATCTCCTGGGTCAGTATTTCCTCTTGCAAAACttgcacaaaagagttagttgaaTAAACACCTTGTGTATCATATTTCCACACCACACTATCCTCTCTGTTATTCACTAGTTTGACAGGTCTTAGCTCCTCATGTAAATGACCCAGgagttccaactcccattgaaaGAGTTCTCtcttccattggaagttccaaatccactcGACCCCGtcccagaacccacaatcccctataatAGATCCACATTGGTTTGAAACCGAAGAAAACTTCGGGAATCGATCCTTCAAAGATCCACAAAGCAACCATACATCCTCCCAAAATCGAGTGCGCCTCCAATCACCAATCTCCATGGATAAGTCTGTAATCATGTACTTTACTCTTTTTTATaatatatgaaaaatatttaatattcttTTGTATATTATAAAAATCAaactcatttaaaaaaaattacatatataaaaaactttattattattattttttaatttacatttattaATTCTATGCAAAAACTAATATTAATGAGTTagaagtctaaaccctaaaccttatcaTGGCATCATGTTAAGAAACACGTTCCAAAATTCCAATAATAAAGCTTTGCTAACGAACATGGCACTATGGCAGCCCGTCTACATGCAGTCATGCACCATGTAGCAGATTGACAACAAAAAAGGTTCAAATTTGTAATTGAACCGCTAATTCAATTTCGAGATATTGGCGCTAAATTCAATTAACGTAAATTTTccttttttcaaattttagaaaacattttttttatttataaaatagttCAGCTAAGAAATCTAACTGTTTTTCAAATTCTGCgttcaaaatcaaatttaaaatattttcgtgttttttcttcttttcttgaaaGTAGTGAAAATTACAAGTTATCCGCTGCATATTATTGTACTCTTCTGACGTTATCTACGTACGGTTCAATGTTTCTACATTTTTAAGTTGGATCATTTTTTGTTAGGAAATTATATGGTACAGatctaaatctgtacagatttaaagatttgcTTCCTTAAACCACACTttctaaagccacacttttcacttaaaaccgtagctcttcacaaagaaaaaacgtcacctaatggaaaaaagtaaattagaagatttaagagaagaaataattaagttatcgaaattaatagatcaaaaattaatgattttaactaatgttaactgtaatgacaccgaattcttaaaatcaatacaaaatgatttttctcaaaatctttattttactataagttttattgaaggacttcaaaaacctgaaaaaacttatttttcacacggaatttctaagaaatgttaccatggaaatgattccccacatctttatcatacttttaacccacaattaaattctatagtagatatgcttgaagaaatattagtatctataaaatttcaaagaaataaggaaaaagagaatcccaaagaagaaaaatttcaaaatataatcaacataacagatttaaaagtaaaaccaccactaaaattatgaatatcgaagaaaaattagaagaagttacaatgctttttaaacaattaaaaatggctcaagaaaataatattatggaacagggatttcaaatagaagaagaattagtaaattctgaaaatatagaaaatgaagaacacatcctagattattcaagtgacgaagaaccaacaattccaatacaagtaaaaaatgaagctgaAACATCTANNNNNNNNNNNNNNNNNNNNNNNNNNNNNNNNNNNNNNNNNNNNNNNNNNNNNNNNNNNNNNNNNNNNNNNNNNNNNNNNNNNNNNNNNNNNNNNNNNNNNNNNNNNNNNNNNNNNNNNNNNNNNNNNNNNNNNNNNNNNNNNNNNNNNNNNNNNNNNNNNNNNNNNNNNNNNNNNNNNNNNNNNNNNNNNNNNNNNNNNNNNNNNNNNNNNNNNNNNNNNNNNNNNNNNNNNNNNNNNNNNNNNNNNNNNNNNNNNNNNNNNNNNNNNNNNNNNNNNNNNNNNNNNNNNNNNNNNNNNNNNNNNNNNNNNNNNNNNNNNNNNNNNNNNNNNNNNNNNNNNNNNNNNNNNNNNNNNNNNNNNNNNNNNNNNNNNNNNNNNNNNTTtgcagaaattttaaaataaataatgaagcataaaaagattgaataaccagaaaataaaataaaaagaaaaagggcagaaaaattaaaaagtaaaataaaagagtataaaaaggaattaaataaccttcagatcgaaattgatgaccttataataaaaaggatagaaataagaataaatataaacaagttggaattaaacttaaaaaatttataaatgcctggaaaaccatattatgacttaaaagaattaaaactgttgaaagaaaaaatggaaaatgaagttgaaaaattaagaaggtatttagaaacaacagaaagtgtagaaataaaagaagtttttgaggatttaagaaattatattaaagaaaaagacaaacagataaaagattttatatacaataatccatgcaaaaaagaatattataaactaaaacaagattgaaaactaaaaaaatgaaattacaaTATACAAGGACTAGTAAAAAGGATTGCAAAATTggcaaaattggtatcagagcctggcaaaattggtatcagagcctagttaacgattaagggtaacactttctctttaagcaacacttttagtgatacacttttaaaccaaataaaaacaaaaatctgtaaatctgtaccaAAGTGCATCTGTACACTAGATGGACCCTTTTTTGTTAGGACTAAATGCCATGGTTTTGCAGAAAAAGTCATTTTTCTGACAATGAATTGATGATTTGTATAGCACAAACAGCAATTTTGATTACACACTACCAccaattcagatttttttttttgtcttaactCTTAACTATTGGTGATGAATGTAACAGGTTTATGCAATGCTTTGATACCAATCAAAGATAGTGTTAGACTCTCAGTCTCTGACTAATTTCATGGATATTCATCCAATCAAACCTGATCATAAGATAATAGAGATAGATTTAGTCTTGCCactttcaaaaataatttagaaccTTTTAAGTTATAAATTAGTCATAAACCTTTGAAGCAGTTTTTGTATGATTAAAATTCGAGTAATTCTCCACGTACAATTGATTTTTCATATAAGTTATACAAGTTATTTATATTAACGTCGTTTCACGTTTTTTTTgtgtctctttttctttttcttctttctccgtgcttcctcttcctcttcctcgtgtctctttttcttctcttcctccctctttttttattgaaatttcttttcctcttttcgttttctctttctccttcatcaaaatcaccagaaaaaacgaAGAAATATTATTCAAGAtactgttttactgttcttctagattttttttttctagattgtctcttgtcatgtgcctcatccttaaccagcaaaacattaaaagatttcaagaagaaatatactatCTCTTCCtatattgggtgtatttcttaaatcatttgggtgtatttctgtaatcgtttggtttatttctgtaactgtttgggtgtatttttgtaatcattCGGATGTATTTATGAAGTTCCatcatcttcaaaacaatttcaaagcttgatttcagaaaccatgaaaataaaaaaaaaaaaaacagaaggagatcgaaggcaaagagagaacgcttttccatacaaatcatacaagtcatttatattcacgccgTTTTtacgtttcttcttcttcttcgtaaaaaaaagaaacgaagatgaaacacgcgaagatGGTTCAGTAACGCATGTGTTAGgaccaacttgtaagacttgtaaacaaaaatgacttgtatgtgtagcactcctcTTAAAATTCTAAAGTCAATTTAATTTTCACTGATTTATAATCCAAATATAGAATTAATTCTTAAATGAATTTAATTATCATTTTATATGatttattccaaaaaaaaaattaattcacaaATCAGTTTATTCCAATTAagatcaattcaaatttaaaaatattttcagtaGTATTGtagtataaaataaaagaagaaaatatcaaTCATAATAATATGTACAAGTAGTAAATCAAACTATATTTATCCGCACAAGTGGCTACTTGATTCAATTTACTAATTGTCCAACACATTTATGGTAaattgaatcaatttgattcgatttacatataaataatatttgatttttcaaatccaaataaatcgattcaaaataaaagagaataatttaaatttaatcaaactaaaaaataaattcaaatcatataatacCGTTTATAATAATCTTAGtcaaatttatataatcaaaatcaaacaaacaaacaccCTTGTTTATCCTTTTTTGTTAGGACTAAATGCCATGGTTTTGCAGAAAAAGTCATTTTTCTGACAATGAATTGATGATTTGTATAGCACAAACAGCAATTTTGATTACACACTACCAccaattcagatttttttttttgtcttaactCTTAACTATTGGTGATGAATGTAACAGGTTTATGCAATGCTTTGATACCAATCAAAGATAGTGTTAGACTCTCAGTCTCTGACTAATTTCATGGATATTCATCCAATCAAACCTGATCATAAGATAATAGAGATAGATTTAGTCTTGCCactttcaaaaataatttagaaccTTTTAAGTTATAAATTAGTCATAAACCTTTGAAGCAGTTTTTGTATGATTAAAATTCGAGTAATTCTCCACGTACAATTGATTTTTCATATAAGTTATACAAGTTATTTATATTAACGTCGTTTCACGTTTTTTTTgtgtctctttttctttttcttctttctccgtgcttcctcttcctcttcctcgtgtctctttttcttctcttcctccctctttttttattgaaatttcttttcctcttttcgttttctctttctccttcatcaaaatcaccagaaaaaacgaAGAAATATTATTCAAGAtactgttttactgttcttctagattttttttttctagattgtctcttgtcatgtgcctcatccttaaccagcaaaacattaaaagatttcaagaagaaatatactatCTCTTCCtatattgggtgtatttcttaaatcatttgggtgtatttctgtaatcgtttggtttatttctgtaactgtttgggtgtatttttgtaatcattCGGATGTATTTATGAAGTTCCatcatcttcaaaacaatttcaaagcttgatttcagaaaccatgaaaataaaaaaaaaaaaaacagaaggagatcgaaggcaaagagagaacgcttttccatacaaatcatacaagtcatttatattcacgccgTTTTtacgtttcttcttcttcttcgtaaaaaaaagaaacgaagatgaaacacgcgaagatGGTTCAGTAACGCATGTGTTAGgaccaacttgtaagacttgtaaacaaaaatgacttgtatgtgtagcactcctcTTAAAATTCTAAAGTCAATTTAATTTTCACTGATTTATAATCCAAATATAGAATTAATTCTTAAATGAATTTAATTATCATTTTATATGatttattccaaaaaaaaaattaattcacaaATCAGTTTATTCCAATTAagatcaattcaaatttaaaaatattttcagtaGTATTGtagtataaaataaaagaagaaaatatcaaTCATAATAATATGTACAAGTAGTAAATCAAACTATATTTATCCGCACAAGTGGCTACTTGATTCAATTTACTAATTGTCCAACACATTTATGGTAaattgaatcaatttgattcgatttacatataaataatatttgatttttcaaatccaaataaatcgattcaaaataaaagagaataatttaaatttaatcaaactaaaaaataaattcaaatcatataatacCGTTTATAATAATCTTAGtcaaatttatataatcaaaatcaaacaaacaaacaccCTTGTTTATCctttaaatcctaaaccctacacctgaGTCTAACCTTTCCAGAGACAAACTTGAGAAAGCAAAACCATTAACCATGGACATGGATAGGATCAGTTTGTTACCGAACTCTATCCTTTGCGACATTCTCTCATACCTTCCCACAAAACAAGCTGTATCCACCAGCATCCTCTCTCACAGGTGGCGCCATGTTTGGAAGGATCTTCAAGTCCTTGACATAGAGGATATACCCTTTTGGTCTCATCGAAAATGGGAAGAAGATCGAATTGATTCATGTGTGAATGCTATTCTATCTCAGCGCAATGCAGATTACCCCATCCAAAAGTTTCGCCTCACTTCCTATAAAAATTCAGAGGATCTCATCTTACCAAGGCTTGATGCGCATATCATGTTAGCATGGCTTGATGAGGATCTCATCTTACCATGGCTCGATGCCGTCATTGGTCCCCATCTCCACGAATTCTATCTCTGCATTGATTTAAGGAGGAATATCAAGTTGCCTGAATCCATATTCACTTGTGTATCACTCAAGTCCCTTGTTTTGAAACGTGatatttatttgaattattatCCAGAGTTTCCAAATGTTTATCTGCCATCTCTCAAGAACCTAGAGTTGGATTTCCTCTCTGTGAACCCCAGCAAGCTTTTATCCGGCTGCCCTGTTCTTGAAATTCTTAAGCTCACTCTACGGAACACGACCCGAGAAGGTTTTCATGTTCATGAACCTACAATCCAGATGCCTCGCACATTGAAAAGTTTAACCTTTGAAGATTACACTAGCTTCATGGAAAAGATCGACGTTCGGGAAATATACACTCCATTTCTTGAATACCTGCATATCAGAACGGAGGCCTGGGCGAACCCTGGGCTACAGGTATCAGTTATCAATTTTCCCAACATGGTGGAGGCACATCTTGATATTTTTCATGAACGTGTTGAGCATGGGGCTTGGGTGCTCGAGCTTTTCCAGGCACTCCGCGAAACAAAATTGTTGGCATTGAAATATGAAACAACACAGGTAACGTGCTTATCATAATCCCATGATTCCTCAAGCTAAATGTTTGATGTAACTCATTTGAATTTATAACTATAATTGTGAATTATATTTAATATCTAGAGTTATCTTCTACACAGTGCTTATTCAGTGCTCCTGCGTTCGAGTTTCCAGAATTTCTCCGTTTGCTCAAGCTAGAGGTTGATCTTCCATGTTTCAACACAAACTTCTTCCTAAACTTCCTTCATAATTGTCATGTACTTGAAGCTCTCGTAATTCATATTTTGGTATGAATACATTTCAATTTGAAACTTAAAACTAGTGTCTCTATTTCTATTTGTTGTTTGCCTGCATATATTGACGAGTGTTGTTTCCTGTTATCAGGGATATTATTCTCACCCTTATAATGGGCCAACACCACCAACCACGGTTCCCAATTGTGTGACATCATGTCTCAAGAGTTTTGAGTTTAGAGAATATCAAGATTCTGCAAATGAGCATGAGTTTATTGCATATCTTTTACAAAGAGGACTTGTTTTGAATACAGTGACAATTCATCTTAAATCTAATTTGGACCAAGAGACAAAGTGCAATATTGTGAGGGGATTATCTGCTATACCGAGGGGTTCTACAATATGTCAGCTAACTTTCATTGACGAAAATCCTATTTAACATGGTATGAACTCTCACAATCTCTATTCTCCGATGTTCCTTGATCATTGTTGACAAAATACCATGTTGGAGccttaaaagtttaaaattttttaaatttcaatacaTTGGGTCAATTTAGGCTAGTTTTCCCCCCTAAATTCTTAAAATAGTTGTTGATGCTTCTGAATAAATTTGTTTGATGCCATGTTCCTTGAGAAATAATGAAATATACACTTGAACATTGTATTGGTGTTTGGATTTGTTATCTTTGatatcatgtttttttttttttttcggggTCTCTCATCCCTGGAAATTTATATATGCCATTTGATTCTTGGAGTTGCAGGTTGATGGCAACTCCTACTCTCTGGGCAACTGCCAAACATTTACTTGTTTTACGGTTTATGTTCACAAAACATGTTGGCTGCTTTTTGACAATGTCGCTAGATTAAAGCACTATTTGTGCATCAATTTCTGTTTTTGAAGGTAGCTGGGAAGTGAAAGTTAAGACTAAGTTATCCCCTGCATATTATTATACTTTGTACTCCATGGATGCTATCTACGGTTCAATGTTTCTATATTTCTAAGTTGGATAACTTTTTGTGATGCGTAATAATATCCATGGTTAATTAGGACTAAATGCCATGATTTtgcagaaatgtgatttttctGACATTGAATTGATGAATTGTATAGCACAAACAGCAATTTTGATTACGTACCACCACCAATTCAGATTAGTTTGGTCTTAACTGTTGGTGATGAACGTGACAGGATTATGCAATGCTTTGATACCAATCAAAGATAGTGTTAGACTCTGACTAATTTCATGTATGCTCATCCAATCAAATCTGGCCACAATACAATAACGATAGATTTAGTTATGAATCCTTAAAAAATACTATAGAACCTTTTAAGCTGTTTGTGTATGATTATAATTCTAAAGTCAATTTAATTTTCACTTATTTATAATCCAAATATAATATTAGTTCTTAAATTAattcaattatcattttatatGATCTATAGTATGAGATAAGAGTTACTTGCTTATACCAAAAGAAAGGGCCTGCTTTTGCTAGCAATAAGCAGATGGCAtaggaaaaaaatttaaaataaaaatgagccaATTTAACCAatgggttggtctagtggttagtcCACTAGTTCGTTTAAGCAAGTGTCGGAGATTCAGTAATCCATTAACCAACAGCAAACTCTTAAATAGAGCTCAATATTACGATGAATTAATCCTTGACTTAACATATTGGAAAAtacaattagaaattaaaaaaaaaataacaactcGTAGGACCAATTTTATAAGTCCCAAGGATAGATATTAACGAGTAATATGGGATAAGTACCAGAGTTAATGAAATGGAGGATGCTACCATGCTGAAGGGATTTTGTTTCAGCAGGTGAGGAATAGACGTGGAACGTTTTGGTATTGGACGCGTGTATGGAGGTGTGGGTACGCGCCAAAACCATTGCAGGTTGACTGAGACAGGGACGCAGTAGAAGCAGAATCTGTCAGTAGAAAGTAGAATGATTTAAGGTGTGTTTGGCAAACACGTTGTGGAAGAGAGAAGCACGTTTGAGCTTCTTGAAAGCTTCACTCTTATGTTTGGCCATTTTTATTTTCCTAAACGCAGAATTGATTCTGCTTCTAAACGCACGTTCAGGAGAAGCTAAAATTTGTAGCTTCTGCGTTTCACGTTCATGGTTGTTTATTGTCTTTGGAAAAttagttgaaaattttatttcttttttaccaaccctacccttcattttcttctataaaaaggatACCACTAACTATTACCTTCATAATAATTCTTTATAGTTTTTCCTACTTCTTCATAGTTTTTAGTTACaattttattcattaaaatagttCAAATTTGTTTTAATCATTAAtaaattgaatattttaattcttttattatttttaatactcATTTTCacatttaaatttttatgtttttattgtattttttagttatattttttatttatatgaaaaatatttttatattatttgtgtAGTGTTCTGATTTCTCATGTTATGTTtttataagttttttttattatttactatactattttttataaaaatttttttatttttgt from Arachis ipaensis cultivar K30076 chromosome B09, Araip1.1, whole genome shotgun sequence includes these protein-coding regions:
- the LOC107614818 gene encoding putative FBD-associated F-box protein At5g56440 gives rise to the protein MDMDRISLLPNSILCDILSYLPTKQAVSTSILSHRWRHVWKDLQVLDIEDIPFWSHRKWEEDRIDSCVNAILSQRNADYPIQKFRLTSYKNSEDLILPRLDAHIMLAWLDEDLILPWLDAVIGPHLHEFYLCIDLRRNIKLPESIFTCVSLKSLVLKRDIYLNYYPEFPNVYLPSLKNLELDFLSVNPSKLLSGCPVLEILKLTLRNTTREGFHVHEPTIQMPRTLKSLTFEDYTSFMEKIDVREIYTPFLEYLHIRTEAWANPGLQVSVINFPNMVEAHLDIFHERVEHGAWVLELFQALRETKLLALKYETTQCLFSAPAFEFPEFLRLLKLEVDLPCFNTNFFLNFLHNCHVLEALVIHILGYYSHPYNGPTPPTTVPNCVTSCLKSFEFREYQDSANEHEFIAYLLQRGLVLNTVTIHLKSNLDQETKCNIVRGLSAIPRGSTICQLTFIDENPI